One Dokdonia sp. Dokd-P16 genomic window carries:
- the ykgO gene encoding type B 50S ribosomal protein L36, translated as MKVRASIKKRSADCKIVRRKGRLYVINKKNPRFKQRQG; from the coding sequence ATGAAAGTAAGAGCATCCATTAAAAAAAGAAGCGCCGATTGCAAGATCGTTCGTCGCAAAGGAAGATTATACGTAATCAACAAAAAGAATCCTAGGTTTAAACAAAGACAAGGTTAA